One genomic region from Clostridium cylindrosporum DSM 605 encodes:
- a CDS encoding uracil-xanthine permease family protein — protein MSNLALNKESMFDEKVTIGKRIVLALQHVLAICPGTIAVPLLIGSALNLDDKTIAFLVSANLFTSGITVLIQVIGFKGLIGSRLPMMLGSSFSPLGPMILIGKEYGLDAVFGSIIGSAILVFIISFFMNKVLKLFPKVVVGTFVTLIGISLAPNAIKDLAGGEFSSSFGDIKNLLIGLGVLATIILIERFGRGMFKALSLVIGIVGGTIFSSLLGMVDFKPVMQAEVFQIITPFKFGAPEFKLGSIIIMTIFCVINMIQCIGVFAVLDEVTGHNTDNNSKIKGLKAQAVGQLISGIFNSVPSAMYNETVGLMNLTKVKSRSVIITAGVILMILGTFPKVAAIITMIPKSVLGGATLALFGVITSAGLSILSSLKFYEDNNFTIIGTSFAVGVGVTFAPKIFHQIPETLNMLCTNGLFMVSITSIILNLVLNYKPKSKIKTHEKVA, from the coding sequence ATGTCTAATTTAGCATTAAATAAAGAGTCGATGTTTGATGAAAAAGTTACTATTGGCAAAAGGATAGTGTTAGCACTTCAACATGTTTTAGCAATATGTCCAGGTACTATTGCAGTACCACTTTTAATAGGAAGTGCCCTTAACTTAGATGACAAGACAATTGCATTTCTTGTTTCAGCAAACCTTTTTACAAGTGGTATAACAGTACTTATACAAGTAATAGGATTCAAAGGGTTAATTGGATCAAGGCTACCTATGATGCTTGGTTCATCATTTTCTCCTTTAGGTCCAATGATTTTGATTGGGAAAGAGTATGGACTCGATGCTGTGTTTGGTTCGATTATTGGATCAGCTATATTGGTATTTATAATATCCTTCTTTATGAATAAGGTTTTAAAGCTTTTTCCAAAGGTTGTTGTTGGAACATTCGTTACTTTAATTGGAATTAGCTTAGCTCCTAATGCTATAAAGGATTTAGCAGGGGGAGAGTTTTCAAGTAGTTTTGGAGATATAAAAAACCTTTTAATTGGGCTTGGAGTGTTAGCTACCATTATATTAATCGAAAGATTTGGAAGGGGTATGTTTAAAGCCCTGTCTTTAGTGATTGGTATAGTAGGAGGAACTATTTTTTCATCTCTCTTAGGTATGGTGGATTTTAAGCCAGTAATGCAAGCAGAGGTTTTTCAAATTATAACACCATTTAAATTTGGAGCACCTGAATTTAAGTTAGGATCGATTATTATTATGACGATCTTTTGTGTTATTAATATGATACAGTGTATAGGTGTATTTGCAGTTTTAGATGAGGTTACAGGACATAATACAGATAATAATTCAAAAATAAAAGGATTAAAGGCCCAGGCAGTAGGACAGTTAATATCCGGTATATTTAATTCTGTACCATCTGCCATGTATAATGAAACTGTAGGACTTATGAACCTTACAAAGGTTAAAAGTAGGTCTGTGATTATAACAGCAGGAGTAATACTAATGATACTTGGTACATTCCCAAAGGTGGCTGCGATAATAACTATGATTCCAAAGTCAGTTTTAGGTGGGGCTACACTTGCCTTATTTGGTGTGATTACATCAGCTGGATTATCTATACTATCAAGTTTAAAGTTCTATGAAGATAATAACTTTACTATAATAGGTACAAGTTTTGCTGTTGGTGTAGGAGTAACCTTTGCACCGAAAATATTTCATCAGATTCCTGAAACTCTAAATATGTTATGTACAAATGGACTATTTATGGTTAGTATAACATCCATAATACTTAATTTAGTCCTAAACTATAAGCCAAAAAGTAAGATAAAAACACATGAAAAAGTAGCATGA
- a CDS encoding GntR family transcriptional regulator, producing the protein MHEHRLKRTALADEAKICIQRYINTLNLNESNKLPREEVLAEIIGVSRVTIRSALNELASEGIVIRKQGKGTFVNTEGLEIKVKFNPVLQLRDMISDSGYSPSVKLLGIETIYCDSKLADILNITVGDPVTVAKKMFLADDRPCALCIDYFDRRVISEKDYQDSPNYKNSIFEYIYDKSGKQVTWDKVEITTETNLQNPELEKYIDFKKGEVKAFLLLKGVNFDGNDQPLVYANEYIDTDIIKFNMIRQRKINY; encoded by the coding sequence TTGCACGAGCATCGTCTTAAAAGAACGGCTTTGGCAGATGAAGCTAAGATATGCATACAAAGATATATTAATACCTTAAATCTAAATGAAAGTAATAAGCTTCCAAGGGAAGAAGTGCTTGCAGAGATAATAGGTGTTAGTAGAGTTACAATTAGAAGTGCCCTTAACGAATTAGCATCCGAGGGAATTGTAATAAGAAAACAGGGTAAAGGTACCTTCGTAAATACAGAGGGTTTAGAGATAAAGGTTAAGTTTAACCCAGTGTTGCAGCTAAGAGATATGATTTCCGATAGTGGATATTCTCCAAGCGTAAAGCTACTAGGTATAGAAACTATATACTGTGATTCAAAACTAGCAGACATTTTAAATATAACGGTTGGAGATCCAGTAACTGTAGCTAAGAAAATGTTTTTAGCTGATGATAGACCATGTGCTCTTTGTATAGATTACTTTGATAGAAGAGTAATTAGTGAAAAGGACTACCAAGACTCGCCAAATTACAAAAACTCAATTTTTGAGTATATATATGACAAGTCAGGGAAACAAGTTACTTGGGACAAGGTAGAAATAACTACAGAAACTAATCTACAAAATCCTGAACTTGAAAAGTATATTGACTTTAAAAAGGGAGAAGTAAAGGCATTCCTTCTTCTAAAGGGAGTTAATTTTGATGGTAATGATCAGCCTCTAGTTTATGCTAATGAATATATAGATACTGATATTATCAAATTTAATATGATAAGACAAAGAAAGATAAACTACTAG